From a single Pseudophryne corroboree isolate aPseCor3 chromosome 6, aPseCor3.hap2, whole genome shotgun sequence genomic region:
- the LOC134935702 gene encoding LOW QUALITY PROTEIN: zona pellucida sperm-binding protein 4-like (The sequence of the model RefSeq protein was modified relative to this genomic sequence to represent the inferred CDS: inserted 1 base in 1 codon) — protein sequence MRLSLPSVRLDFASAFTVLDYAGKPHRLQNDSTCRLWVGQKPDGSMIIGAAYDGCYVRQEHGGYVMTLIAEQISNGAVEYRKKDIRCPFLPAMDAPSPSDCAAVQSGDRLPCANASVTRAVCEGLDCCFSTSDPSLPCYYGNKVTAQCTDAGQVLIAISAYVTTPSLLLASVGVLNVDSTSCPILSISKTSTFILFQFPLSCGGASQVSDNTVVYENTVYATKDTRTWQGSSITRDSTFRLTVCCIYSHTGVVPLQVEVLTLPPPLPVSTSGPLLLELQIAKDIQYTSYYVQTDYPLVKVLRDPVYFEXQRTDPNLFLILNDCWATPSADPTQQVQWPILMDGCPFTGDNYLTQLVPLGSPTQRIQFPTHYQRFIVSTFTFVDQSSQLALEGLVYFHCSASVCVPSATESCTTSCGNRKKRAIEEPEQKVTVSKGPVDFIDGDIPSDRRISVQGTSDTNSSPLMWLRGAAAGGGILVVTVAVLGVWWHRRSRRPTMHTVKM from the exons ATTATGCAGGAAAGCCTCACAGGCTCCAGAATGACTCTACTTGTAGGCTCTGGGTAGGACAGAAACCAGATGGCTCAATGATCATTGGTGCTGCCTATGACGGATGCTATGTAAGACAGGAG CATGGAGGCTATGTGATGACTCTGATCGCAGAACAAATTTCTAATGGTGCAGTGGAATACCGTAAAAAAGACATCCGGTGCCCGTTCCTGCCAG CTATGGATGCTCCCAGCCCCAGTGACTGTGCTGCTGTCCAGAGTGGTGACCGCTTGCCATGTGCCAATGCCTCTGTGACCAGGGCGGTCTGTGAAGGATTAGACTGCTGCTTCTCAACCAGTGACCCCTCCCTTCCCTGTTACTATGGGAACAAAG TGACTGCACAGTGTACTGATGCTGGCCAGGTTCTGATTGCTATCTCTGCGTATGTGACTACACCATCCCTGCTCTTGGCTTCAGTTGGTGTCCTCAATGTGGACTCCACTTCTTGCCCCATATTGAGCATTTCAAAGACTTCCACTTTCATACTGTTCCAGTTCCCCCTCTCTTGTGGAGGAGCCAGCCAG GTATCGGATAACACAGTAGTGTATGAGAATACAGTTTATGCCACCAAGGACACAAGGACATGGCAAGGATCCTCCATCACAAGAGACAGTACATTTAG GTTGACTGTCTGCTGCATCTACTCTCATACTGGGGTTGTCCCACTGCAAGTTGAGGTGCTCACCCTGCCCCCACCCCTTCCTGTATCCACCTCAGGACCTCTCCTCCTGGAGCTGCAGATAGCAAAAG ACATACAGTATACTTCATACTACGTGCAGACAGACTACCCTCTTGTCAAAGTGCTCAGAGATCCTGTCTACTTCG GTCAAAGAACTGACCCAAACTTGTTCCTGATCTTAAATGACTGCTGGGCCACTCCTTCTGCAGACCCTACCCAACAAGTCCAATGGCCCATCCTTATGGATGG ATGCCCTTTTACTGGGGACAACTACCTGACTCAGCTGGTTCCACTTGGCTCACCCACACAGAGGATTCAGTTCCCAACACACTACCAGCGCTTCATTGTCAGCACCTTCACCTTTGTGGATCAGAGTTCCCAGCTTGCTCTTGAAGGATTG GTATACTTCCACTGCAGTGCTTCTGTTTGTGTCCCTTCTGCTACTGAGTCCTGCACAACATCGTGTGGCAACAGGAAAA AGCGAGCAATTGAGGAGCCAGAGCAGAAGGTCACGGTAAGCAAAGGTCCAGTTGACTTCATTGATGGTGACATTCCCTCAGATAGGAGGATTTCTGTTCAAG GTACCTCTGATACTAACTCATCTCCTTTGATGTGGCTGAGGGGAGCTGCAGCTGGAGGAGGCATCTTGGTGGTGACTGTTGCAGTACTAGGTGTCTGGTGGCATCGCAGGAGTCGGAGACCTACCATGCACActgtaaaaatgtga